One genomic window of Brevundimonas vesicularis includes the following:
- the frr gene encoding ribosome recycling factor: protein MAKPDLKTYRDRMDRSVAALKEEFSGLRTGRANAGLLEPVRVEAYGSASPLTAVAAISVPEPRMISVSVWDKGMVVAVEKAIRNANLGLNPIVDGQTLRIPVPPLTEERRKDLVKLAGKYAEQQKISVRNVRRDANDDLKKAEKAGEISQDEQKKMETEVQKDTDAAIKRIDETLKTKEQEIMQV from the coding sequence ATGGCAAAGCCTGACCTCAAGACCTATCGCGACCGCATGGATCGCTCCGTCGCCGCTCTGAAGGAAGAGTTCAGCGGTCTGCGCACCGGTCGCGCCAACGCCGGCCTGTTGGAGCCCGTGCGGGTCGAAGCCTACGGCTCGGCCTCGCCCCTGACCGCCGTCGCCGCCATCAGCGTGCCCGAGCCGCGCATGATCAGCGTCAGCGTCTGGGACAAGGGCATGGTGGTCGCCGTCGAAAAGGCGATCCGCAACGCCAATCTGGGCCTGAATCCGATCGTGGACGGCCAGACCCTGCGCATTCCGGTGCCGCCCCTGACCGAGGAACGCCGCAAGGACCTGGTCAAGCTGGCCGGCAAATATGCCGAGCAGCAGAAAATCTCGGTTCGCAACGTCCGCCGCGACGCCAACGACGACCTGAAGAAGGCCGAGAAGGCCGGCGAGATCAGCCAGGACGAGCAAAAGAAGATGGAGACCGAGGTCCAGAAGGACACCGACGCGGCCATCAAGCGCATCGACGAGACCTTGAAGACCAAGGAACAAGAGATCATGCAGGTCTGA
- the pyrH gene encoding UMP kinase: MPDAPSTFRYKRVLLKVSGEVLMGDQSFGVDMKTVDTVAKAVADVAAEGVEICLVIGGGNIFRGLSKAAAGMERAQADYMGMLATIMNALAMQSALEKIGVSTRVQSAIPMAAIAEPYIRRRALRHLEKGRVVIFAAGVGAPFFTTDSGAALRAAEMGCDALLKGTSVDGVYTADPKKDPDATRYETLSYQDVLAKDLRVMDASAIAMMRDTGIPIVVFSIREDNSLRRTLTGEGTFTVIQDVA, encoded by the coding sequence ATGCCCGACGCCCCCTCGACCTTCCGCTACAAACGCGTCCTGCTGAAGGTGTCGGGCGAGGTGCTGATGGGCGACCAGTCGTTCGGCGTCGACATGAAGACGGTGGATACGGTCGCGAAAGCGGTCGCGGACGTCGCGGCCGAGGGCGTCGAAATCTGTCTCGTCATCGGCGGCGGCAACATCTTCCGCGGTTTGTCCAAGGCGGCGGCCGGCATGGAGCGCGCACAGGCCGATTATATGGGCATGCTGGCGACCATCATGAACGCCCTGGCCATGCAGTCGGCGCTGGAGAAGATCGGCGTCTCGACCCGCGTGCAGAGCGCGATTCCGATGGCGGCCATTGCGGAACCCTACATTCGCCGTCGCGCCCTGCGTCATCTGGAAAAGGGCCGGGTCGTGATCTTCGCCGCCGGCGTGGGCGCACCGTTCTTCACCACGGACTCGGGTGCGGCGCTGCGGGCGGCGGAAATGGGCTGCGACGCCCTGCTGAAAGGCACCAGCGTGGACGGGGTCTATACCGCCGACCCGAAAAAGGATCCCGACGCGACGCGGTATGAGACGCTGTCCTATCAGGATGTGCTGGCTAAGGATCTGCGGGTCATGGACGCCTCGGCCATCGCCATGATGCGCGACACGGGCATACCGATCGTGGTCTTCTCAATTCGGGAAGACAATTCGCTGCGCCGGACCCTGACTGGCGAAGGCACGTTCACGGTCATTCAGGACGTCGCCTGA
- the tsf gene encoding translation elongation factor Ts, giving the protein MAEITAALVKELRERSGVGMMDCKKALVENDGNIEAAIDWLRAKGLSKAAKKADRVAAEGLVAVASKEDGKGEVAAAIEFNAETDFVARNELFQNAAKSFAQLGLEHHSVEALHGAELEAGKTVQDEVTNMIATIGENMQLRRAARLSVSEGVVSTYVHNAVSPGVGRIGVLVALEGEGDKTALRELGRKIAMHVAATAPLSLNTDDLDPAAIEKERAVLIEKAKEEGRPEAMIEKIVEGQINKFQKDVVLSKQPFVMDPDVTIEQLVANSAKELGSSNLHLAGFVRLALGEGVEKVEGPDFASEVASMMGGN; this is encoded by the coding sequence ATGGCCGAGATCACTGCCGCCCTCGTGAAGGAGCTTCGCGAGCGTTCGGGCGTCGGCATGATGGACTGCAAGAAGGCGCTGGTCGAAAACGACGGCAACATCGAAGCAGCAATCGACTGGCTGCGCGCTAAGGGCCTGTCCAAGGCCGCCAAGAAGGCCGACCGCGTCGCCGCTGAAGGTCTGGTCGCCGTCGCGTCGAAGGAAGACGGCAAGGGCGAAGTCGCCGCCGCCATCGAGTTCAACGCCGAAACCGACTTCGTGGCCCGTAACGAGCTGTTCCAGAACGCCGCCAAGTCGTTCGCTCAGCTGGGTCTGGAGCACCACTCGGTCGAGGCCCTGCACGGCGCCGAACTGGAAGCCGGCAAGACGGTCCAGGACGAAGTGACCAACATGATCGCCACGATCGGCGAGAACATGCAGCTGCGCCGCGCCGCCCGCCTGTCGGTTTCGGAAGGTGTCGTCTCGACCTACGTCCACAACGCGGTTTCGCCGGGCGTCGGCCGCATCGGCGTGCTGGTGGCTCTTGAAGGCGAGGGCGACAAGACCGCGCTTCGCGAACTGGGCCGCAAGATCGCAATGCACGTCGCCGCCACCGCGCCGCTGTCGCTGAACACCGACGACCTGGACCCCGCCGCCATCGAGAAGGAACGCGCCGTTCTGATCGAAAAGGCCAAGGAAGAAGGCCGCCCGGAAGCCATGATCGAAAAGATCGTGGAAGGTCAGATCAACAAGTTCCAGAAGGACGTGGTGCTGTCCAAGCAGCCGTTCGTCATGGATCCGGACGTGACCATCGAACAACTGGTCGCCAACTCGGCCAAGGAACTGGGCTCCTCCAACCTGCACCTGGCCGGCTTCGTCCGCCTGGCGCTGGGTGAAGGCGTCGAGAAGGTCGAAGGCCCCGACTTCGCGTCGGAAGTCGCCTCCATGATGGGCGGCAACTAA
- the rpsB gene encoding 30S ribosomal protein S2: MALPEFSMRTLLEAGAHFGHQTHRWNPKMDRYIFGSRSNIHIIDLSQTMPLFHQALVAVREVAAKGGRVLFVGTKRQAAEPVAEAAKRCAQYYMNNRWLGGTLTNWRTVSGSIARLRELEGILENGGEGRVKKELLNLQREKDKLELSLGGIKDMGSIPDIMFVIDTNKEAIAIQEARKLNIPIIAILDTNSDPDGITYPVPGNDDAARAIQTYCDLIADAVLDGLAAGASASGIDLGASEAPVEPMLREASAPKAEAEAVPAGTEGAAAELEAAAEPAAEIEKAEG; the protein is encoded by the coding sequence ATGGCTCTGCCTGAATTCTCGATGCGCACCCTGCTTGAAGCAGGCGCCCACTTCGGCCACCAGACGCACCGCTGGAACCCGAAGATGGACCGCTACATCTTCGGCTCGCGCTCGAACATCCACATCATCGACCTGTCGCAGACGATGCCGCTGTTCCACCAGGCTCTGGTGGCCGTGCGTGAAGTCGCCGCCAAGGGCGGTCGCGTTCTGTTCGTCGGCACCAAGCGCCAGGCCGCAGAGCCGGTCGCCGAAGCCGCCAAGCGCTGCGCCCAGTACTACATGAACAACCGTTGGCTCGGCGGCACGCTGACCAACTGGCGCACCGTGTCGGGCTCGATCGCTCGTCTGCGTGAGCTGGAAGGCATTCTGGAAAACGGCGGCGAAGGCCGCGTCAAGAAAGAGCTGCTGAACCTGCAGCGCGAGAAGGACAAGCTTGAATTGTCGCTGGGCGGCATCAAGGACATGGGTTCGATCCCGGACATCATGTTCGTGATCGACACCAACAAGGAAGCGATCGCGATCCAGGAAGCCCGCAAGCTGAACATCCCGATCATCGCCATCCTGGACACCAACTCGGACCCGGACGGCATCACCTATCCGGTCCCCGGCAACGACGACGCCGCCCGCGCCATCCAGACCTACTGCGACCTGATCGCCGACGCCGTCCTGGACGGTCTGGCCGCCGGCGCTTCGGCCTCGGGCATCGACCTGGGCGCTTCGGAAGCTCCGGTCGAGCCGATGCTGCGTGAAGCCTCGGCCCCCAAGGCTGAAGCCGAAGCCGTGCCGGCCGGCACGGAAGGCGCCGCTGCCGAACTGGAAGCCGCTGCTGAGCCGGCTGCCGAAATCGAGAAGGCCGAGGGCTGA